The Lolium perenne isolate Kyuss_39 chromosome 6, Kyuss_2.0, whole genome shotgun sequence genome segment AGACCATGTTAGTATCTAGACACCGTGCATAGCCACTGTTCTAAGCAGCAATAGTGTACTTTCGGATTTTACCCACTGTTATTGATTAAGATTACAGAAACAAGCTCACGGGCTGTTTTTAGCAACAGTTACATAAGTACTTGTGGTTTTCACTTGATGCTATTGATTGAACTTACAATCCCCTCATAACAGGTTCAGCCATTTGTTACGACCCTACGAGCTGGTCGTGGAATTCCAGATCAGCAACATGTAGTGCCTGTAGCAGGTACATgtttttaaatttaattttggcCATTTACCTGAATTTTGTAATCACTTTGCATAATGTGAAACAGAAGAATGTACAGAGCTACCAGCGTGCACGGGAGAAGAGCTTGAGAAGCTAATAAGAATTGGGCTATTGCGGCTTATCAGCAGCATGGAGGGCATGCAGAGGAAGTCAGTACCTGAGACCTTTAAGCTCAATTGGTTGAGGTTGCGTGCTGTTCAGAGTCAATTCCAACAAGTGATTGTTATCGCAACAAGGTGGGACGTTATTTAATTTTGTATTATTTTTTGTGAATATTTGTATTTTTTCGTTATTATGTGATATCGGAGCTATAGAATGAATCGACTGAACCTATGTTTTTCTGACAGCATGCTTGTCCAGCGTCAAGTTTTGATAAGTGAGAACTCAGAGACCACTCCTTCGGAACTGGAAAATGCAACCTTGGAACTGTTTAACACACTCACGGAGCTACTAGATAACTTTTCTGATGTTAGCACAGACAAGATCATTGAGGTTATGATCCATTCGGCAACCTCAACCGGCTCTTGTTCAGATGAAGTGATTGAGAACAGGAAGCAGATATTGACCAGGGTCTTCCTTAAAAGCCTTCAGACCGATGACACCGTCTTCAAGAAGGTCTCTGGATCTGTTTACTGCGCCTTCCGTGCGATCACGCTGGGTGGCAGCGGGGCGAAGGGCAAGATGCTCGCCGAGGTGGCCCTCAGGCGCATCGGCGCGACAAGACTCACTGACCGCGTAGCGAAGGCTGCCGAAGTGCTACAGAAAGTAGCAACAGTATCAGAGCAGGTTCACGGCCCGTGGTACAAGCACCTGCTGTGAGAGTGACCTCTGATTTTGTGAAATTGTGCCCTATCAAGTTGTTGTGGAAATGAAATTGTGCAGCGATCTGCAAGCGTTGCAGGGTGGTAACAGTGTTTGAAGATTTCACCGTCTCCGAGCTAGGAGGATATGGGAAGTTATCAGGTGTGCTAATGTGCCTACGTAAACAATGGTTTAGTAATTGTGTGAGAGAACTGAACAAGCAGGATACGTTGATACTGTCTTCGTGTAGCTCGTGTCTATATATATGTGCTGTACTgtatatatataaataataatgcTAAGGAATATCAACACTCTGGAAACGTTTTCATCTACTAATGTGTGTACATATATATGCCTTCCATCAGCTTGCTTGTCCTAGCATACATCAAAACGCAATGTATTACAGATAACCTGCAGGTACTGAATTGCTGATTCACAATCTCATCATCTCATATGCCTGGCTAGGCTTACACATCAAACTCTATGCATGCTCCGATGTGCACCTGAAGATGCACCATGACGCTGTGAGGATAGCAGCTCACGATGACAGCTGCTCGGCGTTCTCGGTTGAAGGCTCTGCCGACGCCTCCAAGGTGGGTGAGTCAGACGGCGTCTCCTCCGGCGCTGCCGCCTCCACGACTGGTGGGCTTGGCTGGACCGAGAACGCCGCTGCAGCCGGCTGGAACTTGGCGACGTAGTAGCTGAGTGGCGGGCCGGAGTAGGGCGTCTGCACGGGGGGCTGGTTCTTGCTGACCTGGATGAGGATGGACGAGGCCCCGGCGACGACGATGAGGGCCAGCCCCGCCACGAGCGCCGCCGTGTTCTCGGAACCCTCGGACGACGTCCCCGCCGTGCCGGAGCTGATGGCGCTCTCCGCCACGTACACCGCCGGCTGCGCGCGACGATTCAGGTGAAGCAGCCGTCAGTTTCTTTCAGGTGCCGAGGAAAGGAGGCAAGAGCAGAGAGAGTCTGCGACACTCCGGCAGTAGAAGGATAAGTTACCTCGACGGAGTAGATGTTGGTCTGGCCTGCGGTGTCCTTCTCGACGAGGCCCGTCCACCCCTTCTTCTTGGGAGGGAAAGTGCCCACGACCTGGGTCCTCTCCTCCGCCAGCCACTCCACGCTCAGGCTCCCGATCTGCGCAGCCACACACGCAGTATGAGTAACTGGCTAACTGTCAAGTACTCAAGTCCAGACAAGAACAAGAAAAGGGTGAGGGGAGCTAGACGATTGGCAGGTGATGTAGGTGGGTACCTCCTTCTCCGGCGCGCACTCCACGTCGTTGCACTCAGAGTCgtcctgcggcggcggcggcggcgacgaagaAGCATTGCAGGACACCGACAGcagcctgctgctgctgctgctgatgcTTGCACCATTAATGCCTCCTCCGCGCAGAACCGTGGACTGCTGAGGCTTGCTGCTCCTCAGGAACACGCAGCTGCTCGCAGCGAGCATGGATTGGGCAGGGCAAGccatctcttctctcttctccctGCCTTTTCtctcctctctttctctctctgcacGCACAGCACACAAGCTCGAGCAGGAAGAAGTTGCGGACTAGAATTGGATTATGGCTGTGGCTTACGAGCACCACAGATTTGCCAAGCGGCTTTTGTAGTGTTGGCGATTATTTTTCCGTGGGATATTTGCTCTGTGGATGCTCGGTGGTCCACGTTGTCTCGCTGGCTGCTACGAATTTTTCTTGAGCTGGCAACATTTCCTTGTAGTACCAGCTGAAACGGAGAAGGTTTTGCCTTCCGCGAGCCTTGCGGCCCACACACCCGGTGTAGTGGTTTGCATTGTACACGGCTGTACGTACACTCACTCGTACCGAGAGAAATAACATCCAGAGTTTGCAACTCGCAAACACAAGcttaggctgctcatagtggggagtaacttagactagtaacatatgccatgttactagtctaggttactaccttcatagtgagtagtaacttatatgtggtgtcatgcattgtgttatttattatgttgtagactcattttgctttggggtgtgtgatgttatggtaacatagctagttaccacctcactctctttcttcatttattcgcatgccatgtcaccaaaatgccttgagatgtgtgatgttactagctatgttactcccactatgagcagtcttagggCTCCAGCGACTCAGACGCCAAATGGACGTTGTGCGATCGTTTGCGTTCGTGCGGACCGGAAATACGTCTGCACCTgactctttccattgttgtcgagataaaaatgcatttaacacggcccgttcatcatatcctcgggggacacgaaaggtctctggaaccttagcccactattttgcctgttattttgGGAGTCAtccctattgtcgcctcgctgctcgatgctcctttgatagtcatctctattgcctcctccaattatttcctcgaaaaccagccgatatttggccaggagcatcatagctcgagtactgccgaggaatcgtcgtctattttggaaatttcgactgcggtcctcttcaggcgacctgtgccgcttattgtggacagcatcttctccatatgcccacctgtttgctatctccatcaatgctgatattgtctttgggttggttctccccaagtcttcgacaaaatctcctcgtcggattcctgctacgaacgcatctattgctctctcgtcagatatgttctctgccgaatttttaatgatgttccacctttggatgtactttctcattgattcatcatgcttttgtcgacacgctctcaactcttctagtgatgcgggttttttgcaggtggatcggaagttcttgacgaacacatcctcgaaactgtcccagctgtcgatggagcccggaggaagcttctttatccaagatcgcgcgaatCCACTTacatgtacttggatgctctgcatcgctgttgctctggtttcttctatcagcttcaccgtctcgagataatcaattaGCCAAtcatctggatcttgcaggccgtcgaactttttgaagttatcgggtaatttgAACCCTGAAGGAagtcgagttttccggaccctccttgtaaagcaccgcagcccacacatatcctcatcgtctatctctggggaatgccgatgttcccttctattttgtcgcgctctgtccaccCATGCCTGTGCCgctgtgtcccttgctccacttgttctctcgggacctggtgctgctacagtaggtcgtggactattttgccttgctgatccttcgggaggtgaatttacaaacgtcgttcccatggctccaactcctgccatacccatgttgtacaatgcttctcttggatctccgggaggtggcttggatgagaGGATGAACGCTTGCGTcaccatgtatccagcttctggtgtcttagggatgatattcaccctcgtgtctatcgacataaaggacatgtcgagattttgaaccagattctccctatctggctcaggtatattttgcagccgagatctcgctctatttcgagctgctctgttactatctcccgaagtaccaGAGTGTTGACTCAAGttagtgatgggattcgtagcatagaaaacaaaaaaaattcctaccgcgagaacgcaatccaagccaagatgcaatctagaagatgggagcaacgaggggatgaacgagactaacccttgaagatttccaaagcctacaataggaggctctcgttgctgcggtagacgatcacttgcccctttcaaaagcgcgtagaagatcttgacggtgccacaatcgggcagcacctccgtactcgatcacacgttcggtgttgatgacgacgtccttcttcccgttccagcgggcagcggaagtagtagatcctctttggaatcccggcagcacgacggcgtggtggcggtggtgatggagaactccggcagggcttcgcctaagcgtatgcgggagttgtatgtggaggagaggtagctagggtttggggagagggggcttgggcaccggccctcaaaggggtgcggccaaggtggaggcttgagtggccggccaccctccccttgtccctcattatataggtggaagccccaagagttgtagtccaagtcttcgaataagaccccaacaccaaaacttcccaaaggtgggaaacctactcaaggggggagtcctacccaaggtgggactcccaccttcctttaggtggggtggccggccacctattgcggagtccactgatacgtctccaacgtatcgataatttcttatgttccatgcttgttttatgacaatacctacatgttttatacatactttatgtcatatttatgcattttccggcactaacctattaacaagatgccgaagagccgattctttgtttttctgctgtttttggtttcagaaaccctagtagggaaatattctcggaattggacgaaatcaacgcccagggtcttatttttccacgaagcttccagaagtccgaaagggaaacgaagtggggcgacgaggcggccacacaacagggcggcgcggcccaccccctggccgcgcggccctagcgtgtgggcccctcgtggcgcccctaaacctacccttccgcctataagaagccttcgtcgataataactccagtaccgagagccacgatacggaaaaccttccagagacgccgccgccgccaatcccatctctgggggattcaggagatcgcctccggcaccctgccggagaggggaatcatctcccggaggactcttcatcgccatgatcacctccggagtgatgtgtgagtagttcacccctggactatgggtccatagcagtagctagatggtcgtcttctcctaattgtgctatcattgttcgatcttgtgagctgctgatacgtccaaaacgtatctactttcccgaacacttttgctattgttttgcctctaatttgtgtgttttggatgcaactaacacggactaacgctgttttcagcagaactgctctggtgtctcgtttttgtgcagaaatccaactttcgggaaaaacctcggaatttatgcagaaggccctattttcccaggaaactaacggagccagaagggcaattgaagtggaggcccgagggccccacaccatagggcggcgcggcccggtggtgtggccccctcggccggcctccgacgccctccttcggactatttatcggcctcgacctaaaaacccaCGGAGCGACgtcgaagtcgccgaaaccctccgtaacgccgccacatcgcgaaactccgtcgcgggagccagaagtctccgttctggcactccgccgggacggggaattggaggagatcatcaccgccatcaccgccaacgcctctacatcaaccagccatgtttcccccatccatgtgtgagtaattcccccgctgtaggccgaaggggatggtagggattggatgagattggtcatgtaatagcataagattgttagggcatagtgcctagtgtccgtagttggtactttgatgatattgttgcaacttgttatgcttaatgcttgtcactagggcccg includes the following:
- the LOC127334492 gene encoding protein MAINTENANCE OF PSII UNDER HIGH LIGHT 1, with translation MACPAQSMLAASSCVFLRSSKPQQSTVLRGGGINGASISSSSSRLLSVSCNASSSPPPPPQDDSECNDVECAPEKEIGSLSVEWLAEERTQVVGTFPPKKKGWTGLVEKDTAGQTNIYSVEPAVYVAESAISSGTAGTSSEGSENTAALVAGLALIVVAGASSILIQVSKNQPPVQTPYSGPPLSYYVAKFQPAAAAFSVQPSPPVVEAAAPEETPSDSPTLEASAEPSTENAEQLSS